The Tistrella bauzanensis region GCAGGATCGCGGTCATTCTGCGGCGTCCCTGTTGCTGCTGTCGTCTTCGCAAGCCGTCCGGCGTTCGGCATGGGCCCGGCGCAGCCGGCGGACCATGTCGAGCTCCGACTGGAAGTCGACATAATGCGGCAGCTTCAGATGCTGAACAAAACCAGAGGCTTCGACATTGTCGCTGTGATACAGCACGAATTCCGGATCCTGCGCCGGCCCCCGTACCGCCTCGCCCAGTTCCTCGGCGCGCATGGCGCGGTCGACCAGCGCCATGGCCATGGTCTTGCGTTCCACCTGACCGAAGCCGATACCATAGCCGCGGGTGAATTGCGCCAGCACCTCACCATTGCCATGGAACTGGTTGATCATCTGGCATTCGGTCAGGGTGATGTCGCCGATCTCGACCGGAAAGCCCAGCTCCTCGGGCACCATCTCGACCGCAACCGCACCGATGCGGATCTCGCCGGCGAAGGGGTGACTGTTGGCATAGCCGCGCTGCGTGGAATAGCCCAGCGCTAGCAGAAAACCTTCATCGCCCCGCGCCAGATTCTGCAAGCGCAGCGCCCGGTCGGCCGGGAAGTCCAACGGCTCGCGCGTCAGGTCCGGCACCGGCGGCAGATCGGCCTCGGCGATGGTCGGATCTTCGGGCAGATCCTGTTCGATCAGCCCTTCATGGTTCAGAATTTCGGTCACGCGCGGCATGGCGTCGTCGAGCGCCGCCGCGGCCGGCACCACCGGCTCCGGTGCGCCACCGCCGGCCAGCAACGAGAAGTCGAGCAGGCGGTGGGTGTAATCGAAGGTCGACCCCAGCACCTGCCCGCCCGGCAGATCCTTGAAGGTCGCCGAAATCCGCCGCCGGATCGCCATCCGCGCGGTATCGACCGGCCGGGTGGCGCCGAAGCGTGGCAGGGTGGTGCGATAGGCGCGCAGCAGGAAGATGGCCTCGACCAAATCGCCCTGGGCCTGCTTGATGGCGAGGCCGGCGAGTTCGGGATCGTAGACCGAGCCCTCGGTCATCACCCGGTCGACCGCGCGCCCCAACTGGCCGGTGACCTGATCGACGCCGAGTTCCGCCACATCGGTGGCCCCCCGGCGATCTTCCGCCAGCAGGGCATGGGCATTGGCGATGGCCGCCTCGCCGCCCTTGACCGCGACATACATGGCTTCAACCCTCTTGCGTGACAGGGGTGGTCTGAATGATGCGGGTGGTGCGCGGTAACGCCACCAGCCGATCGCCACAGGTGAGGATGATGTCGATCCCGCGTGGATAGAGTGGCGCCAGCGCCGCGCGGGCGACCACGAACCCCACCGGCAGCCCCGTCACCCGCAGCAGCCGGCTGCCATCGATGCCGGGGCCATCGAGCCGCCATGCCACACCACGGCCGTCCTGCCCGCCTGAAAGGCCATCGACCTCGATCACCAGCGTCGTCGACCGGTCGGGATAGGCATCGCTGCCAAGAGCGAAGCGGTCCAGCGCCGGCATTGCCGTCGCATCCCCGATCACCGCGAAGGCCGCGCGGTCGGGGGTGCCGGCAACCGTGGCGCCGGTGTGGAACCGCAGATAGGGCAGCGCGGGCGCGGCGGCACGATCCAGCCACACCGCCGTGTCGTGATCGGCCAGCGCCAGCATCACGGAACAGGCGGCGCGCGACAGCGGCCGGTCATGTCCGGGCACGGCGCCGACCGTCATGATCCGGCCGGGGCGTGCCATCGCGTCCAGCACCAGGCGGAAGGTCACCTGCGCATCGGCGGTCGGGTCGGGAAAGCCGGCCGCCAGGGTGGCCAGGTCGGCGGCCGATGCTGTCTCTCGGGTGATGGTCATCCGTCTCACTCTCCCCGCACCATGGTGAAGAACTCGACGCGGCTGGCGGCGGCCTTGCGCGACGCCTGCGACCGCGCCGCCGCCTGTTCGGCGGCAAGCGGCTCAACCAGCCGGGCCGTCAAGGCGACGCCATGCGCCGGCGTCTGCAACAGGGCGTCGATCACGGCCACCAGTTCAGCCTTGTGGCGGTCGCGGCCGGCGACATAGCCGACGCCGGCCTCGCCGCCCGCCAGCCGCACCACCGCGCGCGATACCGTCATCTCGCCGATGTTGAAGCGGCCACCCGATCCACCGGCCCGGCCGCGCACCATGGCAAGTCCGGTCTCCGGCCGGCGCAACGCCACCGCGCCGGCAAGGATCGTGGCGCGGCCGCCGGGCAGGTCGTCGAGCGCCGCCTCAAGCCGCGCTACCGGCGCGCGCGCCAGTACCGCCAGCCAGTTCTGCCGCCGGGCAACCGCTCCGGCGGCAGCCTCCGGCTCGCTGGTCATCCGTGAGGCCGTCATCCCTGGGGACGTCATCCTTGGGGCCTTTCGCAGTCGGGGCAATCCGGGTCATCGGGGTCATCGGGGCCGTCGCGGATCGACCGGTCGGCTCCGAACCATCAGATGTCGACAACTTGGTATATTTGTATAGACATCCGTATCTCTTCATGGGCATGATGCCTCCACAACCCGTCGACGGCAAGGGCCCGACGGTGACGATTGTGTGACGCGCCGGGACCGGACCGGTACAGCAGGAGATGTCGGATGATCATTGAGCGCGAACCGGGGGTGACGCTCTGGCGGCAGATCGAACGGGTGCTGGCCGATGAAATTCAGCGGGGCGTGATGCCGCCGGGGGCGCAGCTCGCGACCGAACATCAGTTGGCCGAGCGCTTCGGCGCCAACCGCCACACCGTCCGCCGCGCCATCCGCGAATTGAAGACCCGCGGCCTGATCCGGGTGGAACAGGGACGCGGCACCTTCGTGCATGAGAATGTGATGGATTATGCGCTGGGTCGGAAAACCCGGTTCAGTGCCAATCTGCGGGCCCAGGACCGCCGCCCCGCGGGCCTGCTGCTCGATACCAGCGCCGTCGCCGCATCGGGGCGG contains the following coding sequences:
- a CDS encoding carbon-phosphorus lyase complex subunit PhnI; amino-acid sequence: MYVAVKGGEAAIANAHALLAEDRRGATDVAELGVDQVTGQLGRAVDRVMTEGSVYDPELAGLAIKQAQGDLVEAIFLLRAYRTTLPRFGATRPVDTARMAIRRRISATFKDLPGGQVLGSTFDYTHRLLDFSLLAGGGAPEPVVPAAAALDDAMPRVTEILNHEGLIEQDLPEDPTIAEADLPPVPDLTREPLDFPADRALRLQNLARGDEGFLLALGYSTQRGYANSHPFAGEIRIGAVAVEMVPEELGFPVEIGDITLTECQMINQFHGNGEVLAQFTRGYGIGFGQVERKTMAMALVDRAMRAEELGEAVRGPAQDPEFVLYHSDNVEASGFVQHLKLPHYVDFQSELDMVRRLRRAHAERRTACEDDSSNRDAAE
- the phnH gene encoding phosphonate C-P lyase system protein PhnH, producing MTITRETASAADLATLAAGFPDPTADAQVTFRLVLDAMARPGRIMTVGAVPGHDRPLSRAACSVMLALADHDTAVWLDRAAAPALPYLRFHTGATVAGTPDRAAFAVIGDATAMPALDRFALGSDAYPDRSTTLVIEVDGLSGGQDGRGVAWRLDGPGIDGSRLLRVTGLPVGFVVARAALAPLYPRGIDIILTCGDRLVALPRTTRIIQTTPVTQEG
- the phnG gene encoding phosphonate C-P lyase system protein PhnG, which encodes MTSEPEAAAGAVARRQNWLAVLARAPVARLEAALDDLPGGRATILAGAVALRRPETGLAMVRGRAGGSGGRFNIGEMTVSRAVVRLAGGEAGVGYVAGRDRHKAELVAVIDALLQTPAHGVALTARLVEPLAAEQAAARSQASRKAAASRVEFFTMVRGE